From the genome of Cololabis saira isolate AMF1-May2022 chromosome 4, fColSai1.1, whole genome shotgun sequence:
ACAGCTCGCCGGGAAATGGACAACTTTGACAACTTCAGCTCGTCGGAGAAGGCGGAGGCCACGGAGCTGCAGAGGATGATCGCCGTGGAGCAGCAGAAGGCGCAGTTCCAGGCGCAGGTGAGGCGGACCACGTGACCACATGCTGGGCCCTCAggtggacctgctggtccagatcaggaccagcagatcctgatctggacctgctggtccagatcaggaccagcagatcctgatctggaccagcaggtcctgaTCTGGACCAACAGGTCCTGATCTGGGCCAGCTGGTCCTGATCTGGACCAACAGGTCCTGATCTAGACCTGCTGGTCCTGATCTGGGCCAGCAGGTCGTGATCTGGGCCAGCTGGTCCTGATCTGGACCAGCATGAATGAatgttaatatatattataaacagatgagatgtgattataCGATTTAAACAGATTTGAATTACAGTATGAATTACATATGAATATGAATAGTATATGAATTACAGTAGACATGGGTGATTGAAGATAATACAATATTTACATGAGTGTGGAGGTATCTACAGTAGTGCGAGGAGGTAGTTAAAAGGTAAAAAGTCCAGTGCAAAtatattatacaggactgtctcagaaaattagaatattgtgattttctgtaatgcaattacaaaaacaaaaatgtcatacattctggattcattacaaatcaactgaaatattgcaagccttttattattttaatattgctgatcatggtttacagcttaagaaaactcaaatatcctatctcaaaaaattagaatattctgggaatcttaatcttaaactgttgcataactacagtcatataattcatgcaacagctgaaaatacagttttaataacactaacccaaatcaatatcggaatctaatcaaatcttgattatcgattctgaatcttaagaatcggaatcaaatctattcttgacatttgaatggatccccagtccTGGTTCATATAACATGGGTCCAGAAGTGTGCTGGTTGGTCCAGATGCAGGTTTGTGGACCTCAGTCCTGCTTCCAGGTTAACGTCGCTTCACGCCCAACTTTCTGCTTCTTCCAGGTGCACAACTTCACGGACGTCTGCTGGGACAAGTGCGTGGACTCCCCGGGCTCCAAGCTGGACCACCGGACCGAGGCGTGCCTGGTGAACTGTGTGGAGAGGTTCATCGACACCACCCTGAGCATCACCAACCGCTTCACTCAGATGGTGCAGAAGGGAGCTCACTGAGGGCGCCGGGACCAGGGTCTGCTGGGCCGCTCCGTCTGACGGGGGGGACGGAGACCCGGGGGGGACGGAGACCCGGGGGGGAAGGAGacccgggggggacggggacCCGGGGGGGACGGAGACCCGCGGTCCTCTGACAGACTGCTGGACTGTATGATCCGTCCGTGGCTCGACCAGAGAGGTTCCTGCTGCGGGACCGCCGACATCACAACCGTTGACTTCGGGTTCATTCCTGTGCTGCTGGTTTTCAGTTTTATGTCATTTGTCCACATGGAGGGAAGTGTTCTGCTGTGTCCTCTGtggaattaaaaaagaaacaaaccttCTGGGAAGAATCTGGACTCTGTGTCTTCTTCACACATCAGACGTAGTTACATGGGGTCTGGTTTTCACCAGCGGGGCTGAAGGCCACGCGGGGCAGGACAGCAGGTCTGGAGTCCCTGTTCTGTGTCAGTGTCAGTTTGGTTTTCAGTCAACAAAAAGCTCTTTTCACATTGATAAAAAGCTGCTGACCATGTTCTATAGATGTTTTATTGAATCAATAATCTCTTTTAGCTTAGTGGTTTGGCAATTTATGCCTAAAAAATCAAAACTTGCTTAATCAGATTGTGAGGTGGCAGTGAGCTAATTGGAGCCACAACTCAACTTCTGTCCTCTTTACTGGGCAGCTACAGAGACGAGCTGATCCATCTCAGATGATACATCTCATCCACTAAACAGTGAATTCCAGTATCTCCTTCTGGCCGGAGGTTTAAAATGCCTTTGGGCAAAAATAAAAGgtataaatgtagttttgtccCCTCGGCTATTAATGCCTAGAATAGGACATGATTTCCCATCCTCCATCTaggtctatttatttatttatttatctattgttttgcttattcaatctggagcatttgttttgtttgtccgtCAATGTTTAGTTTTGTTATTCTCCTGTTTGTCTTGTGTCACTGTCTCTGTACTGTATGGTGTTGTAATAACTTTTTACTACCTTCGGGTATCAATAAAGTTACATTACCGTTACCTTACTTAGCTCTCTGTTGGGTTCAGAGGTCGCCACGGAAGAATATCATCGTCAGAGGTTTGAGTTCCTCCCCGAGTGTTCAGATCTGCTCCATCAGCAGTCGCATCATCAGCATCCACCCGGGAAACTATtacaactagggctgtcaaagtgAATGCGttaataacgcgttaacttCACATCCTCTTAACGCCcacaatttttttaacacaagatTAACGtgcaggattaaaaaaaaattctataaTTTCTGGCAGTCGACGGCATCCGTagcttgaggaaaagtatggtggacTATTGCGTTAACTTTTTTCAAAAGCGAGGAAAGACAAATAAAAAGGAACTTTTTAACGGCGATAGCTAAATGGGTACAGCTTGCAGGCCGATTAACATCGTGGAGGATGAAGGTCTGCTTGACATAATTTGCATAGCATCCAACGACTGCACATATGAACTGCCTTCCAGGGGAACCACTGTTGCTAAGATACTACTAATACTTACTAAGGGCCAatccaatacaccccctactttctaccactagccctaaaaatgagtagggcccttgtaatgttccctagggattgggacaccacttgctacgtcactgcgtggttcacgttcgggtacgtaagcgactgcgtagttacgtttgcacatacgtcacaccatatcaggaagcccagagataaaagctgttttaatttccgctgtagcgctgttaatatgccactttattaagttttaatattttttcaggcttaaaagtaacctttaagatccccaacctgggctcagtttatcctaataaggcctgttaagaaatttgctctgaagtTTTCAGGGATGAGAGGATCACcagcgatttatggttccgtgttaaatcgacgcagagcctacggtgtacggcgtgcgtcgccgcataacctacgccgtaggctctgcgttggtgtaacgcggaaacaTAAGCCATCAGCcatcactgagtgaatattatgaaagtaaaatatatatttctcgctagaaatgtaatcaaaatgcatttttatgcagaaactaactcaaaatattgattttattcacaaaaaaaaaagaaatgtccgccatgttttttttttttttatttagtctaCAAATGATGACGTatagcattctgggaaattttctcaggccctcggttgcgaagtcagcatctgaaaaccctcggtgtgaagggctagattgatacacactagccctcgttatgcccactagccctacatgcaaagaggaattgggacaccactaccctcacgggaacgcacaaaatttaggggtagtgatgaaaaataggactagggggggattgggactgggcctaagaTACGGTTAGTTAACAGTTTAATCCAAAGCAGTAGCCGACTTAGGAGAAGGAGATATTTTTTgggccttttattttcctccgtatgaggttagacataatcacatggaaaatttaactgaccaatgcacttcttgtacaatgtttgtgatgcatatggttcattgttttacattgagctgcttaaaacaacaaagaatcttaagttagtctttacaagtgtaaagttggggactacattgtgtttgtatttatgaaggaatgttacattcaggtcaaaagcttttgttttgtggaaagttgaataaacataggcataaagcaagcatatttgccctttctcatgttgttaacagtattaaaaacctaaaaaaaataccttaaggtaatttagaacaacaaaaaatgtgtgaataaatgtgcgattaatcgcaagTTACCTATGGACAACATATGATTaatcgtgattaaaaaaattaatcgtttgacagccctaattacAACATTATAAGCATGGTAGGTTCAAAACGTTCAATCCTTAATTAGCTTAAGCTTTTAGGTTATTGGTTATTGAGTGTGAGAAGGAgacaataaatacacttaaacaTATTACAAAACAAACGTTAGGTCATGGGATGATTAGTAACTCCAGTCAACTTGAACAACCTTACAGTGTAATGTCACACACAAACTTATCAGCTGAATAAATGCACCATTTTACCCACCGATTGTCTCCCAGTTCCTTTTGGAGTCATATGGAATAGGTAatctgacagttttttttggcCTTTTTGGCCTTTTTACTTTGAATGGCCAATGAAGCGAGCGGCTCAAGAAGAGGAGAGCAACCAACATCATCAAGGACTCCTACCACCCAGCACACAGGCTGTTTGCCCTCCTGCCCTCTGGGAGGCGCTACAGGAGTCTCCGTACACGAACCACCAGGTTCAGGAACAGCTTCTTTCCCACAGCTGTCTCCCTGCTGAACGCTGCCACCCCAGGGCCCCtcacccctccacccccccagaAGTGAACGGGGCTAGTACCCACTAACTCTTTGCACTATTCTACACAACTGTACATAATATAATTGCACTGGACTTTTTACCAACTACCTCCTTGCACTActgtaaatacttccacactcatGTAAATACTGCAATCACCCCTGTACACAGTATACTGTAATTCAATCTTGTTGCCCTGTACttttgacatgtgcaatgacaatagagttgaatctaatctaatctaatctaaagaatgggaccctttgatgaattgttcattacagttctcaaatataatcaaaggtggcatgtcggtttataagaatctttttgcctagaagaaaaaagagcgacaactgCCCATAATTGTTCttttctcgaaaaaacacacctgtactgtggcctttagaagaaaaagacgctacagagcggagtcaggatgcagcggcatcagaagagcagtacGTTGGGAAGTCTGTTACGTTGGGGAGTCCGGTAAGTTGGGGAGTCCAGGGCCGTACGTTGCTgtctatgttgttttttttctcctaaacCCAGCTGTGTGGACACATCTTGAACAAAGACCTCTCAGCCAGACTAGTTGTGTCAAAACCTGACGCTCTTCAGAATAAAAGTTATTCAAAGGATCAATCAAGGACAGTGTGATAAAAATAGGTTTATACAATACATATCCAGAAAATCAGGCAAAATACAAGATCATTCAATTGTCAGTTGAACAGATTAGCTACCATGATGCTAACTAGCTACTCACTGTGATGCTAGgttgttttaattaattaatttttacgTCAGTTTTCTTTTACTACAGAAGAACAAAGGTTTGAGTTTGATTGGGTCATTTAGCCTATTTCTGTTCATCATCAATCACAACTGGTCAAGATCATGATTGAATCCCCTTGAGATCAATAACGTATTTTGAATTGATTTAACCGTTTAACCGTCGCTATCTAACTGTATCCGCTCATAGCTTTGTATTAGTGTTCATACAAGCTTTATTCTAGTATTATTTTATAGAAACATTCAtctggtgaaagaagtcaggaTATTACAGCACAACAACCACGTCCAGTTAAGAAACCTGATGTTACCATGACAGTGTTTCTTCTGCGATGCGGTTTTCTGCTCATACAAAAACACAGTTCATGCATTTGGTGCCACGACTGAACGGAGCACCAGCTTGGTCCtctatgactacgtttacatgcagtcaaaattcgggttattgctaatattccggttactgaaacatttggaatattccgtttacatggtaattaatcattcgggatatctggatcaaaccagcgacgcacggagaacgtgatgacacaattcccgtcaattctgcttcttcttcctgtatccaaattcaaaacaaatgctgcttcgctcaacttttctctcactttcttgtaaatctggctatcccggtactttctaccgtctacaaatgcagaaatgttcatatccttcattacatttatgaagtgattagtctcttcctggtcttgtgttttttccgtgtttataagaacttcctggactcaaaagaccaggattccttatgaaaagagcatgcgcagaaaacaattcatgttccgtttgatggggatattccgtttggtgtttatatgaccgaatattcgggttttaaaaggagtaacccagggctcatattcgggtttttaaaaacacgaATATGAGccaattctggttattcaaaggggttattggtttttacatggccgtgcaaattcgggttattgccaatattcgggttttaaaagggttattgactgcatggaaacgcagtcattgttGGTCATGATTTGGCTCCGGGGGGAGATGGACTCCATCAGGGCCTCGGTGGTAAGTTCTCTAGACATCACGTCTctttgtagatgatgtggtccTGTTGGTTTCACACGGCCATGATCTTCAGCGGTCTTTGGAGGGTGAAGTGGTGGGGATGAGGATCAGGACCCAGGTCACAGTGGAGACATTAAATCTGTTAGCTGACCTGGGATTGCCTCGGTATTATAGAGCATTCCCAGAAGCATTCCCAGAATTTTACCATACGCATTTGACCTCTTTTTTACCCAAAGTCCATAGCACAAGGAAGTGTTGGTCCCATCAGAGTGCTCTGGTGCTGATGGACCAGTGTTCGTGAGTGAAACCTGTTGCAAATGCTACACCGTGTTGCTGTTAATGTTCTTAGCTGCCCTGAGACCCGACTTCATGGCAGTTTCAATCCAGCCATGAGGTGTGGCGGTGTGCTCCCCTGCAAAGTGCACCCGTCCCTCGCTCTGGAACAGTTCTCGGGCGTAGTCCCCCTGCTGGTAGGGTGTGAAGAGGGCGAAGGCTCCAAGACTGAACGGGTCCAAGCCCCACTTCTTCACAAACCCCCCTGTGTACAGCGACTTAATGTCCTGTCCATGAATTTTCCCCAAGTCTTCCAGAACCACAGCCATGACGTCCTCGTCGCTCATCCCCTGAAAGAGGGTGGAGTCATCTGAGCAGGTGTAGGACGCGAGCAGCGCCCCTGCAGCTGTACCAGGGAAGCTGTGGCTGGGGTAATAGATGAAGCGAGACGGCCGGTCGGTGATGCTTTTCCCTCCTCTGATGGATTCCTTCTCCCAGAAGCGCGCCTTGAAGCTGAGCACCACCTTGGTGGAGCTGGCGTAGTGAACGGATCGTAGGGCCTCCAGCTTGTCGCCAGACAGAGGTGGCTGGAAGTCGATGAAGAGGGTGGCCTTGGCTGTGGCAGTAACCAGGGCATAGTCCACGGTTAGGTTGTTCAGAGAGCCTGGGTTACGCCCGTCCTGGTAGCTTATTGTCACATTCCCTCCACCTGTGTGGTTTATCAGATTGACCCTGGAGTTGAGGAGGATGGTGGCGTTTAACAGCTGGTAGAAGGCCGTGGGGAGGTGGTCGAAGCCGTCCGTCACTTCAAAATACCTGGAAAACACACAGATCATTCAATCACAACCACGTTTTAAataccaggggccggattcaccaatatgttcttaagaacgatcttaagaaatgtcttaagatctaaaattaagaagttcgtaagaaagttcttaagtgaaattcctcaatattttcttaagaaccgtcttaagaactgtcatttcttacgaatttcttatttgtcctacttaagaacttcttaaaatatgtcattgcattgcacgcgccaacaaacaacatttatacaggtagtttgggtcttaaccgtcagtcactcactaaacatggagaaggagaaaaagagatgcaggaacttttcaaggcagGAGCttgaggttatggtggatgagattaatgtgtgaaaaaaaatactattggggaaaattaataataatgaactATGTGGCAggatggaggagctgcagccactcaggtgatgggtcacaggtgtggcccatcaacctctccaccctgccaaccttgataaggcagggctggacagcagcaagggggctGCGGAGAAGGTGCTTGGGCACGTGTGAGAGTGGTTGGTgacaataaaagggttctgcacgaaaactccgtgtcctctctatcctgtcggtcgggccccgtagcacttgCTGTGCTAcaaactaccacgctaactaacatgctaacaaacagtgaacaggctctttgtgtaattaattacaaagtatatccccaaactatgacctactagtctaaacttgtctaaaatgtgttgaaaaaggtgatattagagtcttaccttttcacagaagaaattttaagacaggtcaaggttgtcttaaagttaagaaaaaagtcaagaataaatttgagaacttttatttcaagaatactatttattcttaagtttttttcttaagaagtaacttaagaagaaagttgagaaaatacttagtacttttttggagaatatgacttcttctcttttttcttcttaagactgaaaaaaatgacacttaagaagatttttttcttaagaatgttttgtgaatccggcccctggtttaGCTGTTTATAACGTGACAAGCAGTTTATATCTGTCACACACGGCTGCTGCTGGTCTTTTAGATAGTTAGTGGGGGCAAAGGGAGA
Proteins encoded in this window:
- the timm8b gene encoding mitochondrial import inner membrane translocase subunit Tim8 B gives rise to the protein MDNFDNFSSSEKAEATELQRMIAVEQQKAQFQAQVHNFTDVCWDKCVDSPGSKLDHRTEACLVNCVERFIDTTLSITNRFTQMVQKGAH